The genomic DNA AACTTTATAATAAAATTATTGGACAAAGTGGAGTAATGATTAAGTATCATTACAAGAATAAAGTATTGTTAGCGTGGGTTATATACATTGATTATAGAATGGTATAAAGGCTTGAGAAATAAATATTATAAAAGGTTACGGGGGAATTGGGGTATGAAAAATAGTATGACTTATATTCAATTATTAAATGAAACGTTACATTGTTATGCAAAGAAAGGAAGTTTGGAAGCGTATACTTATATAATGGAACATGCTAAAGGTATAGTGGGGAATGAGGCGCAAATATATAATTTTAAATATGCATTAGCGAGTGCAGCAGGACTTGAAGAAGAAGCGTTGTATGTAATGAAGGAAGCTATTATAGAAAAGGGTTTTTGGTATGGAAATGAGTATTTAATTTCGGACGACGATTTAAAATCATTACATAAATTTGAAGACTTTCAGAAAATGGTTCAATTATGTAAAGAGAGAGAAGAGTTAGCAAAGAAAACAGAACGAGCAGACGTGAAATATATAGACGGCAAGAAAAAAGAAAAACTATTTATTGCAATGCACGGTGATCAAGAAAATATAGGAATAGTAGAACCATATTGGAAATCTGTTTTGACACAAGATTATACGTTAGCTTTACCACAGTCTTCGCAAATTCAGTTTTCAGATGGGTTTGTTTGGGATGATATACATAGAGCAAAAGAAGAATTAAAAGAGCATTACGTTAAGTTTATAGAAAATCATACAGTAGAAAGAGTAATAATTGGTGGTTTTTCTGCTGGTGCAGGAGTAGCTTTGTATACGATTTTACACAAAGATATAGATGTAGATGGTTTTATTTTTATGGCGCCGTGGCTTCCAGAGATTGAAGAATGGAATGAGTGGTTGGAAGTGCTACAAGATAAAAATATAAAGGGATATATAGTGTGTGGGGAGCAAGATGAAGATTGTTTCGAATGTACGCAGCAATTTGTACGATTATTAAGAGATAAGAATATAGAACATAAGTATAAAGTTGTGCCTAATCTAAACCATGATTATCCTGAGAATTTTGATGAGTTATTAAAAGAGGCTATTGAATATATAGATGACAAAAGTAATAAGTAGTAAGAAAGGGAGATGCATCATAATTGATGTATCTCCCTTTTATTATTATAAATTAAAAGCATTTGCTAGTAAGCGATAAGAATTCAATTTATCTTCAAATCGATGAGTAATTGTGACAATCATAAATTCATCAGTATTGTACGCTTTGCTTAAGTTTACGATTTTTTCTTTCACACAAGATGGATCACCGACAATCATACGTTGACGATTTTCTTTTATACGGAATAAATCATAAGCGCTGTATGAATAATTTTGTGCAGTTTCGATAGAAGGAGTACCAGTTGTTCGCTTCCCTTGCTCTAGTAATAAGATTGATAAATCTAAACTAGAAGCAATCCTTTCCGCTTCCTCATTTGTTTCTCCGCAAATAACAAAAATAGCGACGATTGATTTTGGTTTATCTCCTAAATAGGAAGGTTGGAATTGTTCTTGATAAGCCTCCATTACCTCAGGTCCACCGTATCCGTTTATGAACTGTGCGAATGCAAAAGAAGCACCTTGTTGTGCGGCAATCTTTGCGCTCTCTCCACTAGAACCAAGCATCCACATCCCGGGAGATGTTGGAATCACAGGAGTAGCCTTTAAATTTGCATAATGATGGTTTTCTGGTACTTGATCATGTAAGTACATTGCAACATCTGCAATTTGTTCTGGATATTGATCAAGTGAGACCATTTTTCCTTCTTGAAGTGCGCGAGTCGCAATTGGCATACCGCCAGGTGCTCTGCCGACACCAAGGTCAATACGATTTGGATAAAGCGCTTCTAAAACGCGGAAGTTCTCAGCAACTTTATAGGGGCTATAATGCGGTAACATAACACCACCTGAACCAACTCTCATACGGTCCGTTTTTGCTGCAATATGAGATATAAGTAT from Bacillus basilensis includes the following:
- a CDS encoding alpha/beta hydrolase; this encodes MKNSMTYIQLLNETLHCYAKKGSLEAYTYIMEHAKGIVGNEAQIYNFKYALASAAGLEEEALYVMKEAIIEKGFWYGNEYLISDDDLKSLHKFEDFQKMVQLCKEREELAKKTERADVKYIDGKKKEKLFIAMHGDQENIGIVEPYWKSVLTQDYTLALPQSSQIQFSDGFVWDDIHRAKEELKEHYVKFIENHTVERVIIGGFSAGAGVALYTILHKDIDVDGFIFMAPWLPEIEEWNEWLEVLQDKNIKGYIVCGEQDEDCFECTQQFVRLLRDKNIEHKYKVVPNLNHDYPENFDELLKEAIEYIDDKSNK
- a CDS encoding LLM class flavin-dependent oxidoreductase, which encodes MIKLSVLDQSPISDGSTAAQAFSHTVTLAQEVEKLGFTRFWVSEHHNSVSLAGSSPEILISHIAAKTDRMRVGSGGVMLPHYSPYKVAENFRVLEALYPNRIDLGVGRAPGGMPIATRALQEGKMVSLDQYPEQIADVAMYLHDQVPENHHYANLKATPVIPTSPGMWMLGSSGESAKIAAQQGASFAFAQFINGYGGPEVMEAYQEQFQPSYLGDKPKSIVAIFVICGETNEEAERIASSLDLSILLLEQGKRTTGTPSIETAQNYSYSAYDLFRIKENRQRMIVGDPSCVKEKIVNLSKAYNTDEFMIVTITHRFEDKLNSYRLLANAFNL